A single region of the Methanobrevibacter sp. TMH8 genome encodes:
- a CDS encoding GIY-YIG nuclease family protein, translated as MKGTYCLVIKNKKQCKINIGAIGPINFKEGFYIYIGSAMNSLIPRIKRHLSDNKKIHWHVDYLLKNKNTQIEEVIFNIDEKKIECYLANSISNDIDAESIANFGCSDCNCNSHLIYFENNEKCLKSIEKAYNNLNIQYYNLNYFYTLE; from the coding sequence ATGAAAGGAACTTATTGTTTAGTAATAAAGAATAAAAAACAATGCAAAATTAATATTGGTGCTATAGGTCCAATTAATTTTAAAGAAGGTTTTTATATTTATATTGGTTCAGCTATGAATTCATTGATTCCTAGAATAAAGAGACATTTGTCTGATAATAAAAAGATTCATTGGCATGTTGATTATCTTTTAAAAAATAAAAATACTCAAATTGAAGAAGTCATATTCAATATTGATGAGAAAAAGATAGAATGTTATTTAGCCAATTCTATCTCTAATGATATTGATGCTGAGAGTATAGCTAATTTTGGTTGTTCTGATTGTAATTGTAATTCTCATTTAATTTATTTTGAAAATAATGAAAAGTGTTTAAAATCTATAGAAAAAGCTTATAATAATCTTAATATTCAATATTATAATCTAAACTATTTTTATACATTAGAATAA